The DNA region TAGTCAAATAATCTCGGGTGTCAGTAGGGTTATCCCGAGCGCCACTCATGGCCGCTAGTTAGGTTAGAGCCCGAAGGCTGAGTGCAAACAAAGCATCAAACATATAATCACAAAAACACAACCATGACATTCGAGTCTCATACTCGTTTCAACTTGCTTATCATTCCagctaaaatattaactaaagAGATGTAACAGTTTGCTACCTTGACATTCTGACCTTTCctcattcaaaaattaataactctTAATATATAACTCCAAATCGAGCATCATTTGTTTTAAACGAAGCTAGACTTCTGTACGGTTATAGAGATATAAGGCTCacttcctattttatcttatgaaagttttggtaatttttcaaagtcactgcTAAATCTGTTTTATAAGAATTTTGCTGCTAGATTTTTATGAACTTTCAACACTcaaaaatttttatcttttaaaatacaAATCGAAATTGATCTTCGTTTGTTCTAAACGAAACTAGACTGACCCAAGGTTACAATGATGTATAGATcacttcttaattatttttacagaatttatggtgaatttttgaACTTACTGTTCATGTAATAATCTATATCTAGCAGATTTCACAACTAAGTTTTTAGCTTCATTTTAAAACATCCAAACAAGAGTTCCACCCAAAGACATATAACATGCATGCACTATCAAACAAGGATCATATTTATGACTTATCAAAAAGTATAGGAGAGTTAGAGGGTACCACCTTGATGGAGGAACACCAACAAAGTTTCTTGCCTAACTCTCCACCACTTTGCCTTTACCCTTAGCTTTAGAAGATTCACCATCCTCATTAACTAATAACCATGTAACACACAAGATTTCccacacaaaaaaataataataataagagttgataggatgtaaaaatatatactttaaataaataaataaataaaatatgagaatatGGGTAGAGACTTTCTCAAACTCAAACCCTtccaaacaccaaaaaaaaaaatcaagaccCTTACCTTCTTTGAGATTTGaaggatgaaaaaaaatggtgagtgtaacagcccgtttttagggttaatcggaacagtggtttcgaggccaccaaatccgacgagtaggtttgtaaatattatatttaatatttacgagctaattttgattttaaaaaaatatttttgatattgtgatttttgttttataagcgatttactaagttcaagtggtatgaccctaaggtcaagtgggtttagaaaatgaggtatcgggaccttgtttctataaaccgagtcataaatatttttataaatatttacgtagtggcaataagatggtattaaagtttttttaaaaaattttatcatttcgatCGTTAATtaagccaaaaggactaaattgcgtaaagtgcaaaagttctgttctataagctaaaggtattaaatagatatagaacttaaaagtgaaATTCCTTgtttggtaattagcccattaaagagatagtgggatatgatggcttggcatttggtgtaataaataaagtgtataaaggttaatattgtaaattggttaaaaataataataaaatgaataaaataaaagaatcaaggtgtcatctttttcattctctttttaccagccgaatatgaagcttgagaagtcatggaagaagcttccaactttcagctaatgcatggtaggcatttctagtcccgtttttaattatttttatattttcgggatcgttgttgcttaatctatctaatgagggggctattttgcaaaaccattgaatattttgatattttccattgatgagtgtAATAGAGTTttgaattttaatggaagaatatgagtccttgttgatagttaaacactttttgttaagtgaatttttgtgaaattgacaattaagggctaaattgataaatgtgaaaactttgtggttaaaatgtcaaataaatgaaatgtgtgggctgctagagacactagtgatattcttctatagtagaattttactcaatttcatgaatttgcatttttatgatatagggactaaattgtaaagaagttgaaatattaggggcaaaactataattgtgccataaagtgaattatggactgttttgataccatgaacatttggctaatcttaattatggttaaaatggttaatttgcatgttttgagctcagggactaaaatgaataaaagtaaaactttaggggtaattttgtaaaaatgacaaaaatgaccaaattgtatgaaatgaggtgttttactgtctaaattaatatattgaatgaaattgttaatttagatcaagatcgggtggaaaatcgaggaaaatgaaaaaattaccaaaatacccctgaactttggtatctctacaatttagccaggtaagttcgtatgcaataaacattgttaaatttatgtttctaatgctttgatatcgtataaattgtatatacgtgaatattttaatgtctaacgacatatcgacaaaatgtggcacttagtgtgcggggcaatcaaatatggtactcagtgcacgaaatattgagaatggcacatAATGTGcaagatattgagaatgacacttagtgtgcaaaatattgaatgattaaatagagcaaagtgaacaggtatacatgctatattatatgaattgtttatgagacaactttataatggtgttatatccgggctaagtcccgaaggcattcgtgctggtgttatatccgggctaagtcccaaaggcattcgtgctggtgttatatccgggctaagccccgaaggcattcgtgctggtgttatatccgggctaagccccgaaggcattcgtgctggtgttatatccgggctaagccccgaaggcatttgtgctggtgttatatccgggctaaagtcccgcaggctttgtgctggtattatatccgggcttaaagtcccgcatgctttgtggtggtgattggatttgggttttaaacctaacagacttaatgccgatgattagagtaagattatgatttcgaatgttcgtagtaaactaccattgaatatgttcaatgcattaagttggtcaggtatgtattatatacttttatatgttagattgatcggaattgaatcatgaatgcgaaatgagaaatttgatccgtagtgaagagtggtcagaatagtcaaacagtgaaataggggaaaacttcaagaaaaatctggtattgattggtcaaaccaaaaattctgaaaatttgatggatggaagatatatgagtctatttttagggaaaattaacggcacttgatttggagtttcttagctccagttataaataatttagtgactgttgctcaggaagacagcttgtagtgaatttgtgattttgttgcaaacatggttaaaacttgttaatgagatgcttttcgagttcttatgatcttattttttatttcaatatttggttttaattcagttcagattcaagtgagatgAATTTGCtacatatgcattatgttcatggatacttggccaaaatggaaattatctaggaatgattttttgaaaatttgaataatcgatctataagtaaattaattgtttgcattgcttaaaacttactaagcattgaagcttactccatgttctcttttccatttcttatatgtttatactttagctcgagttggaagggccggagatatcatcacactatcgagtcattatgtgagttgagaagattgtatatcatcatggtttaaggcatgtataggatagactataggtagaatgatatttcgacttgtatacattatagccatgcgaaatggcttgctcattttgtttagagaagccttataattgaactaatgtggtgaaatgttttagttataacttgatagtatttaaattgttattagatattcgattatgttttgatagtgagtcattttggaaatttataagagctcctatggaaaatcaatgagacatgtttacattgttgataatttatgtctggtaagtatctttgaccttatagaagttttgttcagtcaagtaataccttataaccttattccggcgacggatacgggttaggagtgttacagtgAGAACTCACTCAAATCTCTCTCCCTCTAAAAGACTTGCTAAGGAAAAAAATTGATGAAGAAAATAagataaagaaaagtaaaaatgaagaaatgtaaaaggaaaaaaaaacaataggGTGATTATAATGTAGGGAAAAATAGGGACAAATCCAATTTATCCCATACCTCAATCTACCAAAccatctttttttattaattgggagaagatttttattcaaaaatggtaaaATCACCATATTAGCTATCCATCTTCCCCTACTTCACACAAGCTTCCCAACATCCTAAATTTCTTATAGAAAAGGTCCAAAATTCACCCAAATTAATTCTAACAAAAACCCaatcccaaaataaatttatccatCGCCAACCCAGGTCAACATTCGAACATTGGCTCGAGAATTTGGGGCTGTTACATGTTGGATAGCAGTAACCACCACATCAGGAGGTGCTTCAAATATTTGGAGGGAAGTCTGCCAAGAGAGACTAATCTTTGCCAATTGATCTGCAATTAAGTTACATTCTCTAGGAACATGCTTAATATCCCACTGACCTTCAGAGTGCAACAGTCATTTAACACTTCTGAGCAAGGTAATACCGGAGTCCACAGTTTCTTCCATGGACAATACCCTGACCACTTTAAGATTATCAGTCTGAATCCTGACTTTCTTGTAccctttatttaataaaataaaaactccaTCAAGAATACCCCAAAGTTCTACCTTCAAAGGTGAGCATCTACCCAGGTAATGCGTGAATCCTAGAATCTAATTTCCAACCTGATCACAAATTACTCTACCCGCTGAGGCATTTTGGAGGCTCTAACCACTGCTCCATCAGAAAATAAATGCACCCAATTATCTGAAAAGTGATGATGAATCCCCGAAGATGTTAGCTTGGACCCAATAATGAAAGGCTCAAAAATGTTGGGCCCAACTGAGAGAGGACTTAATAACATCATAAGCCATCCAATTAATGTTTTGGAAGATGAAAAGTTTCATGTTCTTCCAAATTCTCCAAGCAATTAGCCCAAAAAGGCATGACCAAGTAATTCACTTATCCTGCAACTTAAAGTGACAACAAAGATTAGTTGAAAACCAAATTTGAAAGGGATCAGAAAAGAACATGGATTGCTTCTCTGGAGGGACTACATGTATCCAAGCTTCTTTGGCTATCAAACAGTCACGAGCACGTGTATAATGTCTTCAGTATCATGACCACAACGTGGACACACACTACTTTGCCCTATTCCTCTCTTGACTCGTTCTAAATTAGTAAAAAGCCTCTGATTGACCACAAGTCAAAGGAAAAGACGAACTCTATGAGGACCTTGATATTTCCAAATAGGCTTCCAGATATCATCTTTAGAGTTCCAAGAATTTTCCTTAAGGCCCAATAAGCACTTCGAACGGAAAAAGAACCTGACCCAAAATGAGCCCAAATGATTCTATCCTCACCACCAGCAGAATGAGGAGGAGGAATACTTACAATACGCTTTATCATGTCATCAGGCAACCAAATACGAAGCATATCAACATTCCAAGAGCCATCCTGTAGAACCCAATCCTTCAGACTACTCTCCAAATTAATTCTATCATGAGCAGAAACATAAGAGAAAAGAGGCCCAACATCAAAAATCCAAGTATCTTTCCAACCACGAATTGTAGAACCATCACCAACGGACCACATGAGATTCTCACAAAAGAAGGGCCACACCTTAGAGAGGGATCGCCAAAGGTGAGAGCGGTTACTTCTATGAATAGAATTGGGAAACTGACTCATCCATCCATATTTTGAGCGAAGAACTCGAACCCATAAAACATCCTTACGAGAGACAAGACTGAACCCAATTTTTATAAGGAAAgacttattttgattttgaagatATCTAAAACCAAGCCCTCCACAAGACCTAGGCTGACAAATGGATCCCCATCCTACCAAAGGCTATTTTTGGATGTTCAACTAAACCTTCCCAAATAAACTGCCTTGCAATCCTTTCTATCTCATCACACACCCCTTTTGGAACTAACAAGGACTGCATGAAATAGTTAGAAATGGCTAGAAGAACCGATTGAGCGAGAGTAACACATCCTGCAAAGGAGAGTTTTCGAGCTTCCCAATTTTGAAGTTTACTCCTCACTTTTTCGACTACAAAATTCAGAGTACTTTTAGTAACACGATCATGGAGAAGACGTACCTACAAGTAGCTTCCTAGATTAAGAACTTTCTGAAAGCCAAAGGAGCTGACTAATCTAATCACATAAGCTAATATCAACACTTTTATAGAAATATATGTTGCTCTTCCTAGCGCTAATCTTATGACCAGAAAAAACACAAAAATGTTTAAGGATTTCCTTTAGCAAAAGAGCTTGATCCATCTCCACTTTGGCAAAAATGACAAGATCATCAGCAAAAAAAAGGTGGGATAAAGAGGGTCCCAATCTAGATAACTGAATAGGATGCCACCTACCAGCTATGATCTCTGAGCTAATAAGATGACCTAACCATTCCATACAAAGTACGAAAAGGTAAGGCGATAAAGGATACCCCTATCTAATCCATCTCGCATGCTTAAATGACTTAAACAGGATTCCATTCCATAAGATCTGCATAGTAGAGAAAGAAATAGCACCCATAATTACCTTTCTAAATACCTAGAGGATCCCAACAGCAACAAGGGACACCTTGATGAAATCCCAGCTGATCGTGTCATATGCTTTCTCTAGGTCTAACTTAATGGCTATCCAGTTTCTACCAACTTTCCTACTACGCATTGAATGGATGACTTCCTGCACAATAATGACATTATCTGAGATGTTCTGACTAGCAATAAACCTCGCTTGCTCAGATGAAATAAAATTCGAGAACACCACTTTAAATCTATTAGCAATCACCTTCATCACCAACTTATACACAACCGAACAAAGACTGATTGGCCGCAATTGACTGAAATCTTTCGGGCGATCCTTCTTCAGAATAAGCACAATAAGAGTGTTATTAAGATCCTCCTCAATTCTATTACCAGCAAAGATTCCCTGAACCCACTCACAAACCGTCCCTCGAACTAAGTCCCATTGACTTTGAAAGAAATGTGTATGAAAACTATCACTTCCCGGAGCTTTCAGCGGAGCCATGTCGAAAAGGGCCTTCTTGGTTTCATCATTCAACATTGGTTTTTTGAGAAAGTCAATGTCTTGCTACTTAAGGCGGCGAAAGATATTCAAGGGAATATCAGTCATGAGACTTGGAATTTCACGATATAATTTCTCAAAAAACCTGGCGGCCTCATCAATAAGAATAGACTGATCCGAACACCACTCCTCATTACTGATGTGTAAGGCCATAATGCAATTAAATTTCCTCCTTTGTGATAAACcataatacatacatattttttatcCATACTTGGCATATTTatagatgatttttccttagttttatcgaatttgatgctcctaatcctttaaattcatgttttactCTCAGGAAAGCTTAAGATAacaaaaagagtgagaaacgggtcAAAATGGACTAATTAGGCCTAAATCAGTGTTTTACACGGCCcaagtgtgtgacacacgggcagaccacacgcccgtgtttcatggccgtgtcgactaaAACCCAACTTAGAATTACACACGGCTTGAGTACCTTCACACGGgagtggcacacggtcgtgtccctgttAAACCTAGGTCTAATTCTATTTGGAAaaggtcaattttgggctattctgagcattccaaagtctatataaacaccctagaagaggattaaggGACACGCGGagtagaaggcagaaaatacCTAAGGAAAGCCATCGGAATCACCTCGAAGGCatgatctacatcaagactgaagactTCCACTCAATCTCCTAGGAGCCCTTTgtgtttctttatgtttttttgttcTCCAAACTTtaagatgttttccattattattatgaactaaactccctaaatacctaagggagataaaacctaagacggatcttattattatttgagttatatgataaatacttgttcttattcttaattgtgagttctaaattcttatttaatatttcagggtattaatttaggtttttgatgtgcttattcaatgaagcaaaagtccctatttaagagtagatcattcataattaagtggagttgcatgcaatcctagagataggacgacataaatctgccaaaTTAGAgacaaatctaataagggaatccatagattgagttaatgcgataatagaggCTTAATTAGAAAGaggtttcaattaatcaacctagagtcagttatttttagtctcgaaagggatattaacataattcagggatttctactgattaagtcaagtgaataaatcgtctagttcaaaggtaataagtaaagtctaggtggattcttccttgggtattgtcttctccatcggttttctaaAAAGTACTTTTCAACTTTAATCTCtatcgtaatcttagttaattagataattagtttagataaaatattctcttaatttttaggctaggtaataaaaagataataattactaatatttttagtccctgtggatatgatattttcgatctcaccataactatactactgttcgataggtgcgcttgccttagtcaaatttttagttagttttacgaCCATCACTTTGCATAGTGTGACTATGGAAGAACTTGGTATTACGATCCCCAAACTACAGCTAATCATATCTAGCCTTTTGCCTCCATAAAAGCTCATCATGGTTAAGCAGACTCTTCAATTCATCACGAACCTCATCTCCAAGTTAACTAACCTACTAGAGGTCGACTGATCCATGGCCTTTTGAATGCTCACAAGTGACCTCAAAAGTTGTCTTTTACACGTTCCTATAAATCCATATACGGACCTGTTCCAATCTTTAACATGTAAGGTAAATTCAGATAAAGAATCAGCCATATTACCTGAGAATCTCCATTTATTTGAGACCAATTCTTTATTTGCGTGCTTCATCCATCCTGCAAGGAATCGAAACGGTCTCCCTCTCAGAACACTGAGCTCAGGATTAGTTTTTAAAAGAATGGGTCTATGATCCAATTTAATACGTGGAAGATGGTAAACGAGAGTATGTGGAAACGTAGAAATTCAAGCATCATTAGCTAGGGCTCAATCTAATCGCTCATGCGTGTTACCTCTTTGCCAGGTAAAGGATGGTCCTATAAATCCAAGATCCTGCACATTACACAATTCCACAAAATTACCAAATAAGTTACATCTCTGACCTGGGGAGCGATCACCTTTTTTATCCTTAGAAGAGATAATGACATTAAAATCACCCAAAATCAATCATGCTAAAGGATCCTGAGGCAAAACATCCATTAAATCAGTCCAGAGAGATTTCCTCTTAGCTCTATCAGGATTACCATACAcaacaaagataaaaaaaaaattataaaaattattgccCTGAATACGTAGAACCATGAACTGAGGATGATTATGAATAATACTAATGGAAATATAATCCTTCCATCCAACCTATATGCCACTTGAAAAACCAACAAACTCAATGCGATGAGAAAGATCAAAACCCAATTTATCAATGATAGAATTAGTTTTTTTACCACTGACTCTCGGCTTCAAGAGACACAATATCCGTTTTATGCTCAAGATTATACACATGAAAATCTCAGAGAAATTTACTACTCGCACAGCCTTGGCAGTTCCAAGAAAAAATTGTAagatttaaatccataaaaaatagacaagaaaataataaaaataacaaaacctCAGTAAACCATTTAAACCAGAACAATACGAGTCATAATTAAATTCTTTTACTAGCACTTGGGTCAGATGCACCTGAGTCAGCACTTTTAAGCATGGAAACAGACTGAGCCAACCTAGACATAGAATCaatcaaagaaaatttaaaagaatttttaattttaaaattattccctTTCCCATgcgtaattttatttattttcctagtGGCCCAAAAACCCTCATCTTTACCCCCCATTATTTTCCCCGTAATCTGATTCTTGTTAACACCTGAATTTTGCATAGAGGTCCTTTCTAAATTAACACCACCAGCTGGTCATTTTTCTTTGAAAGAAACAGCAGTATGTTTATTGCGATTTAATCCACCAAAAGAATCAGCTACCTGAACTTCGACCAGATTCAACTTCGAAGAAGCAGGCTTGGATGTCATAGCAGAACCATCATCAACGTTCGCCCCCTGATCAACAAAAATTAGGTTAAAACAAGAAATATTTACTGGCGTTGAATTGGAATTATTGACATGCATTTTAAGAAGCTTATCGCCagtcaaaaaattaaaatcagaATCAATCAAACGCATCAGGGAATTCCTTGCTTTATTAGAAAGAGAGGCTGGTTCTGTG from Gossypium hirsutum isolate 1008001.06 chromosome A04, Gossypium_hirsutum_v2.1, whole genome shotgun sequence includes:
- the LOC121228177 gene encoding uncharacterized protein, producing the protein MRLIDSDFNFLTGDKLLKMHVNNSNSTPVNISCFNLIFVDQGANVDDGSAMTSKPASSKLNLVEVQDLGFIGPSFTWQRGWMKHANKELVSNKWRFSVNEDGESSKAKGKGKVVES